One Schistocerca cancellata isolate TAMUIC-IGC-003103 chromosome 1, iqSchCanc2.1, whole genome shotgun sequence genomic region harbors:
- the LOC126174920 gene encoding sestrin homolog, producing the protein MGQIGHDTHALFIDAFLQNNRLDHVTQVMGYHPTYLDIFLRTQNFILRGDGPLPYDYRHFIAIMAAGRHQCSYLINLQKQEFLLQGGDQNWLKGLSKIPQKLRDLYDINKILAHRPWLLNKHHIERLTKGKDSWSLAEVVHAIVLLAHFHSLSSFVFGCGVNEELDHEGSHQTANSAGEDDIPLSSSPRTATNTSGPAAASDRDDQWHRPVPVASPVDQEVGVDTLMQRMKSLSERAEEFSQEEKTKRFEHVESQSAELSPATEPQTQLKADIGHFVEDPTYLYQDFARRGEVSIPTFRVQDYSWDDHGYSLVNRLYNDVGNLLDEKFKTAYNLTYYTMGCRQDVDTSRFRRAIWNYIQCMFGIRHDDYDYGEVNQLLERNLKAFIKLACCFPERVTKKDYDKVLREFKHSEKVHVNLMVLEARMQAELLYALRAVMQYMT; encoded by the exons ACGCATGCACTATTCATTGATGCCTTTCTGCAGAACAATCGGCTAGATCACGTGACACAGGTGATGGGCTACCACCCGACTTACCTGGACATCTTCCTGCGGACGCAGAACTTCATCCTTCGTGGGGATGGACCACTGCCATATGACTATAGGCATTTCATAGCCATTATG GCTGCTGGTCGCCACCAGTGCAGCTATCTCATCAATCTGCAGAAGCAGGAGTTTCTGCTGCAGGGTGGTGATCAGAATTGGCTGAAGGGATTATCAAAAATCCCTCAGAAACTGCGTGACCTGTATGATATCAATAAAATCCTGGCCCACAGGCCATGGCTGCTCAACAAACATCATATTGAG AGACTGACAAAGGGCAAAGACAGCTGGTCCTTAGCAGAGGTGGTTCATGCCATTGTTCTTCTGGCACACTTCCACTCACTCTCTAGCTTTGTGTTTGGCTGTGGTGTGAATGAAGAGTTGGATCATGAGGGTAGTCATCAGACAGCCAACAGTGCTGGTGAGGATGACATTCCTCTCAGTTCCTCACCTCGCACTGCAACCAATACGTCAGGACCAGCAGCTGCatcggacagggatg ATCAGTGGCACAGGCCTGTCCCTGTTGCTTCGCCAGTCGACCAAGAGGTGGGCGTGGACACGCTAATGCAGCGTATGAAAAGTCTGTCTGAGCGTGCTGAGGAATTTTCTCAGGAAGAGAAGACTAAGCGCTTTGAGCATGTTGAAAGTCAAAGTGCTGAACTCTCTCCTGCTACAGAGCCTCAGACACAACTGAAAGCAGACATTGGTCATTTTGTGGAGGATCCAACTTACCTGTACCAGGACTTCGCCCGCCGAGGGGAAGTTTCCATTCCTACATTTAGGGTACAG GATTACTCGTGGGATGACCACGGTTATTCACTAGTCAACCGTTTGTACAATGATGTAGGAAACCTTTTGGATGAGAAATTTAAGACTGCATATAATCTCACTTATTACACTATGGGTTGCCGTCAAGATGTGGATACATCTCGCTTCCGTCGTGCCATTTGGAATTACATTCAGTGTATGTTTGGCATAAG GCATGATGATTACGATTATGGTGAAGTAAATCAGCTCTTAGAGCGAAATCTCAAGGCTTTCATCAAGCTGGCATGTTGTTTCCCGGAGAGAGTAACAAAGAAAGACTATGATAAAGTACTGAGGGAATTCAAGCACAGTGAAAAG GTGCACGTGAATTTGATGGTACTGGAAGCTCGCATGCAGGCGGAGCTCTTATATGCACTTCGTGCTGTGATGCAGTATATGACGTAG